The DNA region GAGAacaagaatatttaaaaagagACCATTTGACTTTGTCTTAATTTAAAACGTTTCTGCTTAAAAAATTGGGAAGACGCATTTTGAAACATAGAttattcaatatttactttttttcAAGAATAATTTTTCTTGAATAAGGTAGAAGTCGATTTTTGTATAAAAGgtttttttaacttttgcTTGTTTCCATTTGACCATTTGACTTTGTCTTAATTCAAAACGTTTCTGCTTAAAAAATTGAGAAGACGCATTTTCAAACATAGATCATTTAATATAGTCTTTTTTTCAAGAACGATTCTTCTTAAATAAGGAAGAAGTCggttttttatataaaagataacTTAACTTTTGCTTGTTTCCATTCTCAATTCTTCTGGCTAGTCAGTAgtatttaaagattttttaaaaccactaaTCTAACCCAACTCAAATTCATAATTTCGCCACAGGTCCAGCAGCACTATCGGTATCAAAAGGAGAAGTCAGATCAGATGAACTCGCTCACCTCGCAACTCCTGCTTTTGGAATCCCGGCTGAAGCGGAAGCAGAAGCAGATTGCAAGCCTGTTGAACCACCGGGAGTTGACCATTCAGCGACAGCAGAAGATTATCGACACGTTGTCCTCACGCCTGGTGGACCATGGCCTGGAGACCATCGAAGCCAGCTATGCCAATGAACTGGACTCCCTGAACGATTCCGATTCGGCGGTGGTGCTGGAGGACATCGACTCGGACAGCCCGATGACCCTGGGCACGCGCCGCAAGAGCAGTGGAGCTGGGGGATTGGGTGGGGTGCTGGGTAGCGATGGTATTACCATAGTACGCTCCATATCCGATGCCATCGAAACGAATCACAATAAGTATGGAGCGGCCAGGCGAAACAACTGTTTTTTGAGACGCCCCGATATCCTGGAAACGGTTTACTCCGTCGAGGAGGATCCCGAGCCCACCACGGATGTGGCAGAGAAGCGGGACAAGTTCAAGAACCGCTCGGACAAGGCCCTCAGCTCCAGCTCGACCGAGGGTCAGATAGATGCCGCCAGTCCCTCGGCCGCCGACAAAGCCAAAGAGTCCTCGCCAGTCGACGGCGGACCCACTATTCCACGACGCCAATTGGGAGCCCTCAAGAGGTCGCCCAGCCACGATTCACCCTGCACCACGCTCAGTGTCAAGGTGCCCCAACTTCAGCCTCCATCTCCTCCTCCGCCATCGGCTTCGGGAGCACAGGAACCGCTCAACGGA from Drosophila subpulchrella strain 33 F10 #4 breed RU33 chromosome 2L, RU_Dsub_v1.1 Primary Assembly, whole genome shotgun sequence includes:
- the LOC119547071 gene encoding uncharacterized protein LOC119547071 isoform X1, whose product is MYAGRATQFAKTISSMACSIQKQPQAPPSVDPGTSGVERVGGGRGGGPSGAGTVPSTPKSTKSAQPRGSLPTDVSNQPPLEFQWPPPVPVSIHTSNLRLNMMNQDPKDLHTARAIIEELRSKVRFQTEHIMKWRKAYAMQVQQHYRYQKEKSDQMNSLTSQLLLLESRLKRKQKQIASLLNHRELTIQRQQKIIDTLSSRLVDHGLETIEASYANELDSLNDSDSAVVLEDIDSDSPMTLGTRRKSSGAGGLGGVLGSDGITIVRSISDAIETNHNKYGAARRNNCFLRRPDILETVYSVEEDPEPTTDVAEKRDKFKNRSDKALSSSSTEGQIDAASPSAADKAKESSPVDGGPTIPRRQLGALKRSPSHDSPCTTLSVKVPQLQPPSPPPPSASGAQEPLNGKNQVTNYNRVMLNHRSVTKPKDVKYKRINKAKSKSLEELRGRLKNLVERPPGLDGGYSGGMMPQTAQSYA
- the LOC119547071 gene encoding uncharacterized protein LOC119547071 isoform X2, which codes for MYAGRATQFAKTISSMACSIQKQPQAPPSVDPGTSGVERVGGGRGGGPSGAGTVPSTPKSTKSAQPRGSLPTDVSNQPPLEFQWPPPVPVSIHTSNLRLNMMNQDPKDLHTARAIIEELRSKVRFQTEHIMKWRKAYAMQVQQHYRYQKEKSDQMNSLTSQLLLLESRLKRKQKQIASLLNHRELTIQRQQKIIDTLSSRLVDHGLETIEASYANELDSLNDSDSAVVLEDIDSDSPMTLGTRRKSSGAGGLGGVLGSDGITIVRSISDAIETNHNKYGAARRNNCFLRRPDILETVYSVEEDPEPTTDVAEKRDKFKNRSDKALSSSSTEGQIDAASPSAADKAKESSPVDGGPTIPRRQLGALKRSPSHDSPCTTLSVKVPQLQPPSPPPPSASGAQEPLNGKNQTCPFR